In Bradyrhizobium paxllaeri, the genomic stretch TATACTGCACCCAGTCGAACCACGGCGTGTTCCAGATCCGCGGGTAATGCACCGGCGCGGAGGAGCCGGCGTAGTTTTCCGGCTTCTTGAGGTCGATTGAAAACACCTGATTGCCGATTCGATTCAGGGCGTCGAGCCGTCCGTAACCTTCCACAATGCTCCAGGGGGCGACGCGTTCTTCCAGGTCCTTGACCTGCTTGTACTGCTTGAGAACCTGGCTGATCTGATTCTTCAGCGCCTCGCGGTCCTCGTCGGTCGCGTCCGGTCCCAGGATGCGCTCGGCGAAGCGGTCGAACCGGCCGGGCCAGTAGCGCGTCAGCAGGAGCGAGATGCCCATGCCCTGCTTCATGGCGAACAGATTGGTGAGCGCCGGTCCGCCGTCGATGACGACGGCGGTGTCCTTGTAGGTGAAGCTGCCGGTGTGGCAGGCCGCACAGGTCAGGCCGATGCCGGTCATGTCCTGCCTGCTGCGCGGGTTGCGCCAGGGCGCCCCTGTCGAGTCGAGCATCGGGCCGCCCTGCGCAAAACCGATCGGAAGCGGTTTCTTGTCGGGGATGATGGTATCGGCAATGAAACCGTAGCGATCGAGATAGGCGGTCTCGCTGAACAGGCCGGGGGAGGTGAACAACAGCCACGGAATCGTTGGCTGCTCCAGCGCCATGAACCACTCATAGGGGAAGCCGAAGGTCCGCGTTCCCTGATCGGCGTGATAGAACCAGCTCAGTTTTTCCTTGGGAATGCCCTGGTCGAGCCAGACGGTCTTCTTCGGCGTCGGATGCTCCACGATTTTCACGTGAAGATCTTGCCAGGTCTTGGCGATATCGTCCTTGAAGGCGTAACCGATGCCGACGACCGCCAGCACGATCACGATTGTCGCAATCCTCTTGCCCCGCATGGCCTGCCCCTCTTCAAAACTGCGCCGCGCGCGCACTATATCTGTCTGTCTATCAAAAGCGCCGGAAAGCGAATCATCCTCGGCGTGCGATCGAATATGACGCCATCCTATAGTGGCATCATAAGTCTGTCCATGAATCAGCACTTCAGCTCTGGCGCAAGATCTGATGCTGATCACGGCATATTATGGCGCTCCCGAAATCCCTCGATCGATTTCGGGTGCCGCCTTCCCAGGAATTCCCTGCCAGCTTTTCGACGCAGGCATGTATGAAAAACCAGATTGACTTTGACGTCGCGTCAAACCCGCATAACGCGTTCCTCGAAGCAGAGGAGCCCGCTCATGTCCACCCGCCGCAGCTTTCTTCAGTTTTCCCTTGAGCTTTCCCTTGGCGCCCTTGCCGCAACCGCCACCGCGGTCATTTCGTCGCATCGCGCCCAAAGCCAAGCCCGTACGTTCAAGGTCGCGACCCGGAATGGCACCGGGCTATTCGTCAGGGATAGCGGAGGCTCGGGCCGCGCTGTCGTGATGACCCATGCCTGGCCGTTGAACGCCGATATCTGGGACTATCAGGCCATGCAGCTTTCAAAGGCCGGCTTCCGCGTCATCACCTACGATCGCCGCGGGTTTGGCCGCTCGGACAAGCCCGCCGGCGGCTATGATTTCGATACGTTCGCCGACGATCTCGCTGATGTGATTGAACAAACCAGCGTACGGGATGCGACGCTCGTCGGCTATTCCATGGGCGGCGGCGAGGTGGTGCGCTATTTCTCGCGCCATCGGGGGCGCCATGTCGCAAAGGCCGGCCTTGTCGGCGCTGCAGCGCATTATC encodes the following:
- a CDS encoding alpha/beta fold hydrolase — translated: MSTRRSFLQFSLELSLGALAATATAVISSHRAQSQARTFKVATRNGTGLFVRDSGGSGRAVVMTHAWPLNADIWDYQAMQLSKAGFRVITYDRRGFGRSDKPAGGYDFDTFADDLADVIEQTSVRDATLVGYSMGGGEVVRYFSRHRGRHVAKAGLVGAAAHYLMKTENNPIGIDGAVFEGIKQGVQGDRKAYLTGLLRDVFLDARRPSAHPVTQEMVDSTLAMAMQASVAATAACVDAFAKTDFRPELAAVKVPTLVLHGTSDIPVPFAIGKATADGIAGSKLIEYPDASHGIVLTERDRVTRDLQAFIAS